Below is a window of Demequina muriae DNA.
TCGCGCAGCACCTCTCGCGAGGGGGACATCTGCTCCTCGGTGAGGTCGAGCGCGCGTTGCACGCGGTCCAGGATCGCGCGCCCGCCTGGGTGCACCGCCCACCGGTCGATCTGCGACCACGCGGTGGCGGCGGACGCGGGATCAGTGCCCAGGAGGGGCAGGAGCGCGCCGACGATCTGATCCTCGATGATGCGCGGCACGTAGCGGGACAGCACCATCTCGAACCCGAGGTCGCCGATCGTCCAGGCCATGTCGGTCTCGCCGCCATCGGTCAGGATCGTCTCCTGGGCGTCGATGCTGAGCACCGCCGAGCCGGCGGGCGCTGGCCGTGCGGAGACCACCGCGGCCGCTGCGCCGTCGGCGAAGACCGAAGAGGCGACGATCGTGTCGGGGTCGTTCGATGACCGGACGTGCAGCGTGCACAGCTCGACGCACACGATGAGCACGGTCGCGGTCGGCTCAGCCAGGCATGTCGAGACGGCGGCGCGCAGCGCCGGGAACGCGCCGTAGCATCCCATGAATCCGATGTGCAGGCGTCGGGTGGAGGGGGCGAGGCCGAGGTCCCGCACCAGGACGTAGTCGGGTCCGGGCGCGAAGAACCCGGTGCAGGACACGGTGATGACGTGAGTGATGTCGGATCGTTCGAGTCCCGGTGCCTCGTCGATCGCGCTTGCTGCAGCTGCCGTCAGCAGCGGCCGCACCTCGCGGGTGTACGCGGCATTGCGGACTCCGGTGGACGGGGTGAGGATGGTCTGGCTCTGTGCTTCGTAGAACGCTGCGGCGCCGGAGGTCGCACCCGCGAACTCGTCCACGACGGTGTGGCGACGCGCGATGGCCGAGGCGTCGAAGACGGAGCCGACCAGTCGCCGCGCGAGGCGTGAGAGATCGGCTTGGCCGACGAACAGGTCGCGCACCCTCTCCTGCTCGAGGACGGTCGGCGGCACGGCCGTGGCGATCGATCGCACACTGACGGCACCTGTCTGGACGCCCGTGGTGATCATGCGCTGATCCTCTGATCGTGTGCTGCTCGCTCAGCCGTGGGCGACCGTGCCCTGCAGACATGGATGGCGACGGAGAAACGTGCGGCATAGGAGAAGGACCCCGTGACCCTGGGGTTCAGAATCGCTTGCGCGACCGGGAACAGTCAACACTCACGTGTGCCGATGTGCAGCGCGCAGGGGTGGTGTGGGCCTGAGTGGTGTGTGGGTCGACAGGCGCGACAACTCCCTGCCAGTTACGCAATTGGCATGTTGCGTAATTCCATATTAGGGTTGCCTCACTTCTGCACGACACCTTCCGAGAGGCCACCCATGATTGCCCTGCGCCCTGCCGCCATTGCGACCGCCGCCCTCGCGGCGCTCACCCTCAGCGCATGCTCCGCCGCCGACGACGGCACCTCGCCCACTCCGGGCACCTCGTCCGACTCCGCTGCCGTGGCCGACGACGCGTTCACGCTCTACGCCGGGCGCGACCAGGAGCTGATCGATCCGCTGATCGAGCAGTTCGAGTCCGAGACCGGCGTCAGCGTCGATGTGCGCTACGCGGGGAGCACCGAGCTCGCCGCGCTGCTGCTCGAGGAGGGCGACGCGACTCCCGCCGGCGTGTTCCTGGCGCAGGACGCCGGCGCACTGGGAGCCGTCGCCAAGGCGGACATGTTCGCCACGCTGCCCGAGAGCATCACCGAGACGGTACCGGCGGGCTTCACGTCGACCGACGGATCGTGGGTCGGCGTCACCGGCCGCGCACGCGTGGTGGTCTACGACAGCGATCAGCTGAGCGCCGATGAGGTCCCCACGACCGTGGCCGCGCTCACCGATGAGCAGTGGTCGTCCGAGGTCGGCATCGCTCCCACCAACGCGTCCTTCCAGTCCTTCGTGACGGCCCTCCGCGTGCTCGAGGGAGAGGACGTGGCCCAGGCCTGGCTCGAGGACATGGAAGCCAACGACGTCCAGATCTACGCGAAGAACACGCCCATCCTGGAGGCCGCGAACGCGGGCGAGATCCAGCTGGGCCTGATCAACCACTACTACTGGTACCGGATGGCGGCCGAGGTCGGCGCCGACAACATGCGCGCCCAGCTGGCGTTCCCCGAGGCGGGGGATGCCGGCGGCATCGTGAACGTCACCGGGGCAGGGCTCCTCAGCGGTGCCGCAGACGATGCGGACGCCTTGCGATTCATCGAGTACTTGGTCTCCGAGTCCGCTCAGCAGTACTTTGTGGACACCACCTTCGAGTATCCGTTGATCGACGGCGTGGCGGCCCCCGAAGGGCTGCCAGCGCTCGAGACGCTCACGAACCCGGAGTTGGACCTGTCCGACCTCGACTCTTTGGGTGAGACCACCGACCTGCTCGTGAGTGTCGGCCTCCTGTAGGGAGATGCATGCGCCTCGCACGGCACGCGGCGACGGGGGGATCAGAGGCGACTCTGGCCCCCCGTCGTCGTCTCCGCGCGCCCAGCGGGCGCCTGGTGCTGGCGGCCTCCGCCGTGGTGGCGGCAGCGCTGGCCGCCATCCCGCTGATCTACCTCGTGGTCAGGGTCGCCCAGGCCGAGCGCTCCGAGGTCGTGGAGGCGCTGTGGAGCCCGCGGATCGCCACCCTCATGGTCAACACCGTGGGCCTGGTGCTCGCCGTCTCGGCGGCATGCCTGGTGCTGGGGGTGGCCATCGCGTGGCTGCTGGTGCGCACGGACCTGTCCGGCCGCCGCATCTGGCTCGTGGTGACCTCCCTGTCGCTCGCGGTGCCGTCCTACGTCGCCGCATTCGGATGGATCGCCACCACTGAGGTGCGCGGGTTCTGGGGGGCGTTCATCGTCCTCACCCTGTGCAATGTTCCGCTCGTGACGCTGCCGACCATCGCCGCCCTGCGCCTGGCGAACTCCGCGAGTGAGGATGTGGCGCGCACCCTGGGCCGCACCCGCTGGCAGGCGTTCATCGAGGCCACGTGGCCACAGATCCGCCCCGCGGCACTGGCCGGGGTGCTGCTCGTCGCGCTGTACGTGCTGAGCGACTTCGGATCCGTCGCCCTCATGCGCTACCAAGCCTTCACGTGGGCCATCCAGGTCGCCTACGAGTCCCTCTTCGACCGCACTCTCGCGGCGGTGATGTCCCTGGTGT
It encodes the following:
- a CDS encoding type III polyketide synthase, whose translation is MITTGVQTGAVSVRSIATAVPPTVLEQERVRDLFVGQADLSRLARRLVGSVFDASAIARRHTVVDEFAGATSGAAAFYEAQSQTILTPSTGVRNAAYTREVRPLLTAAAASAIDEAPGLERSDITHVITVSCTGFFAPGPDYVLVRDLGLAPSTRRLHIGFMGCYGAFPALRAAVSTCLAEPTATVLIVCVELCTLHVRSSNDPDTIVASSVFADGAAAAVVSARPAPAGSAVLSIDAQETILTDGGETDMAWTIGDLGFEMVLSRYVPRIIEDQIVGALLPLLGTDPASAATAWSQIDRWAVHPGGRAILDRVQRALDLTEEQMSPSREVLRDYGNMSSATVLFILKKHLDHRGQEAATPSSPERIAAMAFGPGLTVESALFTRLVTP
- a CDS encoding iron ABC transporter substrate-binding protein, which translates into the protein MIALRPAAIATAALAALTLSACSAADDGTSPTPGTSSDSAAVADDAFTLYAGRDQELIDPLIEQFESETGVSVDVRYAGSTELAALLLEEGDATPAGVFLAQDAGALGAVAKADMFATLPESITETVPAGFTSTDGSWVGVTGRARVVVYDSDQLSADEVPTTVAALTDEQWSSEVGIAPTNASFQSFVTALRVLEGEDVAQAWLEDMEANDVQIYAKNTPILEAANAGEIQLGLINHYYWYRMAAEVGADNMRAQLAFPEAGDAGGIVNVTGAGLLSGAADDADALRFIEYLVSESAQQYFVDTTFEYPLIDGVAAPEGLPALETLTNPELDLSDLDSLGETTDLLVSVGLL